The following proteins come from a genomic window of Pseudomonas sp. MAG733B:
- a CDS encoding RNA polymerase sigma factor: MINRPAGPGDPERDEPRGDRAHFLQVFLSQRSQMEALVNRRVGCRATAADLVQDLFLRFWRRPLVQVEELSTYLLRCAGNIAIDHLRSEGSRVRASEGLMTEPSDSVGGEPQAALEAGNDLRHVEAALRALPERTRQIFLLNRIHGRKYAEIAKAMGLSQSAVEKHMMRALEACKASLREPQPRTPGKAP; the protein is encoded by the coding sequence ATGATCAACCGCCCAGCCGGACCCGGTGATCCCGAGCGCGATGAGCCGCGCGGCGACCGTGCACATTTTCTTCAGGTGTTCCTCTCGCAACGTTCGCAAATGGAAGCACTGGTGAACCGGCGCGTCGGTTGCCGGGCGACGGCGGCGGACCTGGTGCAGGACTTGTTCCTGCGATTCTGGCGACGGCCGCTGGTGCAGGTCGAGGAGCTCAGCACCTATCTGCTGCGATGCGCCGGCAACATTGCCATCGACCATTTGCGCAGCGAAGGCTCGCGGGTGCGGGCCAGCGAAGGCTTGATGACGGAGCCGTCGGACAGCGTGGGTGGCGAGCCGCAAGCCGCGCTGGAAGCAGGCAATGATTTGCGCCATGTCGAAGCGGCGTTGCGCGCATTGCCCGAGCGCACGCGGCAGATCTTTTTGCTCAACCGCATCCATGGCCGCAAGTACGCCGAGATCGCCAAGGCCATGGGCCTGTCCCAAAGTGCCGTGGAAAAACATATGATGCGCGCGCTCGAGGCCTGCAAGGCCAGCCTGCGGGAACCGCAACCGCGTACGCCAGGGAAAGCACCGTGA
- a CDS encoding DMT family transporter, whose protein sequence is MNLSLYLLTVLIWGTTWIALKWQLGVVAIPVSIVYRFGLAALVLFVMLLLTRKLQVMNRRGHLICLAQGLCLFCINFMCFLTASQWIPSGLVAVVFSTATLWNALNARVFFGQKIARNVLMGGALGLLGLGLLFWPELAGHTASPETLLGLGLALLGTLCFSAGNMLSSLQQKAGLKPLTTNAWGMAYGAAMLSVWCLVKGIPFDMEWNARYIGSLLYLVIPGSVIGFTAYLTLVGRMGPERAAYCTVLFPVVALNVSAFAEGYQWTAPALAGLVMVMLGNVLVFRKPKPPLVQGNGKLA, encoded by the coding sequence ATGAACCTGTCTTTGTACCTGCTGACCGTGCTGATCTGGGGCACCACCTGGATTGCCCTGAAATGGCAACTGGGCGTGGTGGCGATTCCCGTGTCGATTGTCTATCGGTTCGGCCTCGCCGCGTTGGTGCTGTTCGTCATGTTGCTGCTCACCCGGAAGCTTCAGGTGATGAACCGTCGCGGGCATTTGATCTGCCTGGCGCAGGGGCTGTGCCTGTTCTGCATCAACTTCATGTGTTTCCTGACGGCAAGTCAGTGGATCCCGAGCGGTTTGGTGGCCGTGGTGTTTTCCACTGCGACGCTGTGGAACGCCCTCAATGCGCGGGTGTTTTTCGGCCAGAAGATCGCCCGCAATGTGCTGATGGGTGGTGCGTTGGGCTTGCTCGGGCTGGGCCTGTTGTTCTGGCCGGAACTCGCCGGCCACACCGCCAGCCCGGAAACCTTGCTCGGCTTGGGTCTGGCGCTGCTCGGCACTTTATGTTTCTCGGCGGGCAACATGCTGTCGAGCCTGCAACAGAAGGCCGGGCTCAAGCCGTTGACGACCAACGCCTGGGGCATGGCTTACGGCGCGGCGATGTTGTCGGTGTGGTGCCTGGTCAAAGGCATTCCGTTCGATATGGAATGGAATGCGCGCTACATAGGCTCGCTGCTGTATCTGGTGATTCCAGGCTCGGTGATCGGGTTCACCGCTTACCTGACGCTGGTCGGTCGCATGGGTCCGGAGCGTGCGGCCTATTGCACCGTGCTGTTCCCGGTGGTGGCACTGAATGTCTCGGCGTTCGCCGAGGGCTATCAATGGACCGCGCCGGCACTCGCAGGGTTGGTGATGGTGATGCTGGGGAACGTGCTGGTGTTCCGTAAACCCAAGCCACCGCTGGTGCAGGGCAACGGCAAGTTGGCCTGA
- a CDS encoding DUF3325 domain-containing protein, which translates to MLLACLLCYGGFTALCLSMDRHHAELLGRKPTLVMRRRMKLAGWLLLAVSLWAAVSTTGWALGLVEWFAVLMLSALLLVMLMPYRPRLALALAGGSLLVSPLAAFAQY; encoded by the coding sequence ATGTTGCTGGCCTGCTTGCTGTGTTACGGCGGTTTCACCGCGCTGTGTTTGTCCATGGATCGTCACCACGCCGAGTTGCTGGGGCGCAAGCCGACGCTGGTCATGCGTCGACGGATGAAGCTCGCGGGATGGTTGCTGCTGGCCGTTTCGCTGTGGGCGGCGGTATCGACCACGGGCTGGGCGCTGGGTCTGGTCGAATGGTTTGCGGTGCTGATGCTCAGTGCCTTGTTGCTGGTTATGCTGATGCCATATCGACCGCGCCTGGCCTTGGCGCTGGCCGGGGGTAGCCTGCTGGTCAGCCCGCTTGCCGCGTTTGCGCAGTATTGA
- a CDS encoding FecR family protein, which translates to MNNFQSVTPTPAQEQAALAWLSLLHDQPSSGDQANFSQWLKADPAHAEAYARAQVLWELSEVPARTLAEEDAFALQGYLNAMNRSRRSSVRRWSGALAMAACLLLMISLGSGFQPLRWIDDLGADYVSAPGEIRTVMLADKSQVTLDADSAIAVDFSGGERHVQVRRGAGFFSVTHTGEPFVVDAEKGQARVLGTQFEVRLQPHGAQVTVLSGRVGVTADKNAELQILTAGQQVAYGNGSAEKLHAVDSEAQLAWRQGWLNYYKATLADVVQDLGRYFPGRIVLLNDELAQRRVSGSFPSKNPQAVLSSLQGVLGFEQYQVMGHLIILR; encoded by the coding sequence GTGAACAATTTTCAGAGCGTCACCCCGACGCCCGCTCAGGAGCAGGCCGCGCTGGCCTGGCTGAGTCTGTTGCATGACCAACCGAGCAGCGGCGATCAGGCTAATTTCAGCCAATGGCTGAAGGCCGACCCGGCCCACGCCGAAGCCTATGCCCGTGCGCAGGTGCTGTGGGAATTGAGCGAAGTGCCGGCGCGCACCCTGGCCGAGGAAGACGCCTTCGCTCTGCAGGGTTATCTCAATGCCATGAACCGCTCGCGGCGCAGTAGCGTTCGGCGTTGGTCCGGGGCGCTGGCTATGGCCGCTTGTTTGCTGCTGATGATCAGCCTCGGCAGCGGGTTTCAGCCGTTGCGCTGGATCGATGATTTGGGCGCCGATTATGTGTCGGCGCCGGGGGAAATCCGCACCGTTATGCTGGCCGACAAATCCCAAGTCACCCTTGATGCCGACAGCGCGATTGCCGTGGATTTCAGCGGCGGTGAGCGGCATGTGCAGGTGCGTCGCGGTGCCGGTTTTTTCAGCGTGACCCACACCGGCGAGCCATTTGTGGTTGACGCGGAAAAGGGCCAGGCGCGGGTGCTAGGCACGCAGTTCGAAGTGCGTCTGCAACCCCACGGCGCACAGGTCACGGTGTTGTCCGGGCGGGTGGGTGTGACGGCGGACAAAAACGCCGAGCTGCAAATTCTCACGGCGGGCCAGCAAGTGGCGTACGGCAATGGCTCGGCGGAAAAACTTCACGCGGTGGACAGTGAAGCGCAACTGGCGTGGCGCCAGGGTTGGCTCAATTACTACAAGGCGACGCTGGCCGATGTGGTGCAGGACCTGGGGCGTTATTTCCCGGGGCGGATCGTGTTGCTCAACGATGAGCTGGCTCAGCGGCGGGTCAGCGGCAGTTTTCCGAGCAAGAACCCGCAAGCGGTGTTGAGTTCGTTGCAGGGCGTTTTGGGGTTTGAGCAGTATCAGGTGATGGGGCATCTGATTATTTTGCGCTGA
- a CDS encoding TonB-dependent receptor produces MKSRAKSGSVKQWLGVSALSFSALALLPLSVAMAAQTSAQQQTQFSFSMAAKPLPQALSDFSRTTGISVVYTDEAPYGITAPAVSGQLSAEQALQRLLSGSGFTFRRTDGHTMVLEPLPTEGALNLGATTITSMMDESTSYQPPPTSSVMRSSAPLQEIPQTVNVVAAQVIRDQAPRNLDDALANVSGITQGNTLGSTQDSVMTRGFGDNRNGSIMRDGMPIVQGRGMNATVDRVEVLKGPASLLYGIQDPGGVVNMVSKKPELEQYNALTARGSTYGDGKNGSGGTFDSTGALGDTGLAYRMVVDHEDEDYWRNYGVHRETLVAPSLAWFGESTKLLFAYEHREFLTPFDRGTIIDPRDNHPLDISRDRRLDEPFNNMEGRSDLYHFEADHELNDNWKAHFGYSWNRETYDASQVRVTAIDTRKGTLTRSMDGTQNAISTDRFTTLSLEGNVDVAGMRHDLVFGIDDECRKIYREDLIRQKSLTTFSYLNPVYGREVPGSTVSPADSAQTDKLRSDSVFLQDSIHLTDKWIFVAGGRFQEYDQYAGKGVPFHANTDSNGQKWVPRAGLVYRYTDELSFYGSYTESFKPNSTIAPLSGSTVVLDGSVAPEEAKSWEIGAKLDLPGRVTGNVALFDIKKRNVLIANSEGPVTIYSAAGEVRSRGLEVDLSGQLSDRWSMIGSYAYTDAEVTEDPDYKGKKLQNVAKNSGSLSAVYDFGRIIGGDQLRVGAGARYVGERGGNAVNDFELPSYTVADAFATYDTQLDGQKVKFQLNVKNLFDRTYYTSAASRFFVSMGDSRQVTLSSTLEF; encoded by the coding sequence ATGAAGTCCAGGGCAAAATCGGGTTCGGTCAAACAATGGTTGGGTGTTTCTGCGTTGAGTTTTTCGGCGTTGGCGTTGCTGCCGCTGAGCGTGGCGATGGCCGCGCAAACCAGCGCGCAGCAACAGACGCAATTCAGCTTTTCGATGGCCGCCAAACCGCTGCCCCAGGCTCTGAGCGACTTCAGCCGCACCACCGGCATCAGCGTGGTCTACACCGATGAAGCGCCTTATGGCATCACCGCACCCGCCGTCAGCGGCCAGTTGAGTGCCGAGCAGGCATTGCAGCGTTTGCTCAGCGGTTCCGGTTTCACCTTCCGCCGTACCGACGGCCACACGATGGTGCTGGAGCCGCTGCCCACCGAAGGCGCGCTGAACCTGGGCGCGACCACCATCACTTCCATGATGGACGAATCCACCAGCTACCAGCCACCGCCCACAAGTTCCGTGATGCGCAGCTCCGCGCCGCTTCAGGAAATTCCGCAGACCGTCAACGTGGTCGCGGCCCAGGTCATTCGCGATCAGGCGCCGCGCAACCTCGATGATGCCCTGGCCAACGTCAGCGGCATCACTCAAGGCAACACACTGGGTAGCACTCAGGATTCGGTGATGACTCGCGGCTTCGGCGACAACCGCAACGGCTCGATCATGCGTGACGGCATGCCGATCGTGCAGGGCCGTGGCATGAACGCCACAGTGGACCGGGTCGAAGTGCTCAAGGGGCCGGCCTCGCTGCTCTACGGCATTCAGGACCCGGGCGGTGTGGTGAACATGGTCAGCAAGAAGCCGGAGCTTGAGCAATACAACGCGTTGACGGCGCGCGGCTCGACCTATGGCGATGGCAAGAATGGCAGCGGTGGCACCTTCGACAGCACCGGTGCATTGGGCGATACCGGATTGGCCTATCGCATGGTGGTGGACCACGAAGACGAAGATTACTGGCGCAACTACGGCGTGCATCGCGAAACCCTGGTCGCCCCGTCGCTGGCCTGGTTCGGCGAAAGCACCAAGCTGTTGTTCGCCTACGAACACCGTGAATTCCTGACCCCGTTCGACCGTGGCACGATCATCGACCCGCGCGACAACCACCCGCTGGACATCTCCCGTGATCGTCGGCTCGACGAGCCTTTCAACAACATGGAAGGGCGTTCGGACCTGTATCACTTCGAGGCCGATCACGAACTCAACGACAACTGGAAAGCCCACTTCGGCTACAGCTGGAACCGCGAAACCTACGACGCCAGCCAGGTTCGCGTGACCGCCATCGACACCAGGAAAGGCACGCTGACCCGCAGCATGGACGGCACGCAGAATGCGATCAGCACCGACCGTTTCACCACGCTGAGTCTCGAAGGCAACGTCGACGTTGCGGGCATGCGCCACGACCTGGTGTTCGGCATCGATGACGAGTGCCGCAAGATTTACCGCGAAGACCTGATCCGCCAGAAAAGCCTGACCACCTTCAGCTACCTCAATCCGGTGTACGGCCGTGAAGTACCAGGCTCCACCGTCAGCCCGGCCGACAGCGCCCAGACCGATAAACTGCGCAGCGACTCGGTGTTTTTGCAGGACTCGATCCACCTCACCGACAAATGGATTTTCGTGGCGGGCGGTCGTTTCCAGGAGTACGACCAGTACGCCGGCAAGGGCGTGCCGTTCCATGCCAACACCGACAGCAACGGGCAGAAATGGGTGCCGCGCGCCGGCCTCGTCTACCGCTATACCGATGAGCTGTCGTTCTACGGCAGCTACACCGAATCGTTCAAACCCAACTCGACCATCGCGCCATTGAGCGGCAGCACCGTCGTGCTCGACGGCAGTGTCGCGCCGGAAGAAGCCAAGTCTTGGGAGATCGGCGCCAAGCTTGATTTGCCGGGGCGCGTGACGGGCAACGTCGCCCTGTTCGATATCAAGAAACGCAACGTGCTGATCGCCAACTCCGAAGGTCCGGTGACGATTTACAGTGCCGCCGGTGAAGTGCGCTCCCGCGGCCTGGAAGTGGATTTGAGCGGCCAGCTCAGCGACCGCTGGAGCATGATCGGCAGCTACGCCTACACCGATGCCGAAGTGACCGAAGACCCGGATTACAAAGGCAAGAAACTGCAAAACGTGGCGAAGAACAGCGGCTCGCTGTCGGCGGTGTATGACTTCGGCAGGATCATCGGTGGCGACCAGTTGCGGGTCGGCGCTGGCGCGCGTTACGTCGGAGAGCGGGGGGGTAATGCGGTGAACGATTTCGAGCTGCCGAGCTACACCGTCGCCGATGCGTTCGCCACCTACGACACGCAACTCGATGGGCAGAAGGTCAAGTTCCAGCTCAACGTGAAGAACCTGTTCGATCGCACGTACTACACCTCGGCGGCGAGCCGGTTCTTTGTGTCGATGGGGGATTCGCGGCAGGTGACGTTGTCCAGCACTTTGGAATTCTGA
- a CDS encoding DUF3649 domain-containing protein, with the protein MKAKSPTLPVSYRLAVTSRVLAAVFGGYWVTALASVCLTLWVPMARAEAVVTGMTSSFVIYLLAVIWCFACRTAWRAWFGLILSSLFLAALAGLAYWMEQS; encoded by the coding sequence ATGAAAGCCAAAAGCCCCACGCTCCCCGTTTCCTATCGACTGGCGGTCACTTCGCGAGTGCTTGCCGCTGTGTTCGGTGGTTATTGGGTCACGGCGCTGGCGAGTGTCTGCCTGACGTTGTGGGTGCCAATGGCCCGAGCCGAGGCGGTAGTGACCGGGATGACCAGTTCGTTCGTGATCTATTTGCTGGCGGTGATCTGGTGCTTTGCCTGTCGAACGGCATGGCGGGCCTGGTTCGGGTTGATTTTGTCGAGTCTGTTTTTGGCGGCGCTGGCCGGGCTGGCGTACTGGATGGAGCAGTCATGA
- a CDS encoding PepSY-associated TM helix domain-containing protein → MKEGFRQAMAWLHTWAGLTFGWLLFAIFLTGTLAYFKDETSHWMQPEIPARSVSSEASLTLAQAYLQQHASGASRWLIELPDAREPALSVRWQQAPSKPGERGQLTAKLLDPQTGNEVQARDTQGGEFFYRFHFQLQMPYPWGRWLSTIAAMVMFVALISGIITHKKIFKDFFTFRPRKGQRSWLDGHNAVGVLVLPFHLMITYSSLVIFMSMVMPASILAAYKGDVQAFFSDVFPAANTAKAAGQPTPLLPLAPLLEKAREQWSGGEVGRLTVNNPGDANASVVLARSGADRVVHDFGSAVTFNGVTGQLLAATPAQPLPMAIAGSFYGLHMGHFAGPLLRWLYFICGLASTAMIGTGLVIWLGKRQLKHAKSGVMPFELRLVEVLNIASMSGLVVAVAAFFWANRLLPLGMAERAGWEVNSFFIIWGISLLHAMVRRGRAAWVEQLALAALLFGAVPLLNALTTPYHLGVTLVQGDWAMAGFDLACLGSGVFLAWAAWKMQCAGKTEVVRQRAQSITLEQEAN, encoded by the coding sequence ATGAAAGAGGGCTTTCGCCAGGCCATGGCGTGGTTGCACACCTGGGCCGGTTTGACCTTCGGTTGGTTGCTGTTTGCGATTTTCCTGACCGGCACGCTTGCTTACTTCAAGGACGAGACCAGTCACTGGATGCAGCCGGAAATCCCCGCGCGTTCGGTGTCCTCCGAAGCCAGTCTGACGCTGGCCCAGGCGTATCTTCAGCAGCACGCCTCCGGCGCTTCGCGCTGGCTCATCGAGCTGCCCGATGCCCGTGAACCCGCGCTTTCAGTGCGCTGGCAACAGGCGCCGTCCAAGCCCGGTGAACGCGGGCAACTCACGGCAAAACTGCTCGATCCGCAAACCGGCAATGAAGTCCAGGCCCGGGACACCCAGGGCGGCGAGTTCTTCTACCGTTTCCACTTCCAGTTGCAAATGCCCTATCCGTGGGGGCGTTGGCTGTCGACCATCGCGGCCATGGTGATGTTCGTCGCGCTGATCAGCGGGATCATCACCCACAAGAAAATCTTCAAGGACTTCTTCACCTTCCGCCCGCGCAAGGGCCAGCGTTCCTGGCTCGATGGGCATAACGCGGTGGGTGTGCTGGTGTTGCCGTTTCACCTGATGATCACCTACAGCAGCCTGGTGATTTTCATGAGCATGGTGATGCCGGCGAGCATCCTGGCGGCGTACAAAGGTGACGTGCAGGCGTTCTTCAGCGACGTGTTTCCAGCCGCCAATACGGCGAAAGCCGCTGGTCAACCGACACCGTTGCTGCCCTTGGCGCCGCTGTTGGAAAAGGCCCGCGAGCAGTGGTCGGGTGGAGAGGTCGGGCGCTTGACGGTGAACAATCCGGGCGATGCGAACGCCTCGGTGGTGTTGGCTCGCAGCGGTGCGGATCGCGTGGTTCATGATTTCGGCAGCGCCGTGACCTTCAACGGCGTGACCGGGCAGCTGCTCGCCGCGACTCCGGCTCAACCGTTGCCAATGGCCATTGCCGGGAGTTTCTACGGTTTGCACATGGGCCATTTCGCCGGCCCGTTATTGCGCTGGTTGTACTTTATCTGCGGGCTGGCGAGTACGGCGATGATCGGCACCGGGCTGGTGATCTGGCTCGGCAAGCGTCAACTCAAACATGCAAAGAGCGGCGTGATGCCCTTCGAATTGCGGCTGGTGGAAGTGCTGAATATTGCCAGCATGTCAGGCCTGGTCGTGGCGGTGGCGGCGTTCTTCTGGGCCAACCGTTTGTTGCCGCTCGGCATGGCCGAGCGGGCAGGTTGGGAGGTCAACAGCTTCTTCATCATCTGGGGGATTAGCCTGCTGCATGCCATGGTCCGCCGAGGTCGCGCGGCGTGGGTGGAACAATTGGCGCTGGCCGCGTTGCTGTTTGGCGCGGTGCCGTTGCTCAACGCGCTGACCACGCCTTATCACCTCGGCGTCACGCTGGTGCAGGGCGATTGGGCCATGGCCGGTTTCGACCTCGCGTGCCTGGGCAGCGGCGTGTTTCTCGCTTGGGCTGCCTGGAAAATGCAGTGCGCCGGAAAGACCGAAGTCGTCCGGCAACGCGCCCAATCGATCACCCTTGAGCAAGAGGCGAACTGA
- a CDS encoding HPF/RaiA family ribosome-associated protein — protein MQIQVNSDNHIQSSIRLEEWVRTTIESTLERYEEDLTRVEVHLRDENGDKPGPHDLRCQLEARPKGHQPISVTHKADSLELAIDGAATKLEHALEHMFGKLRGKRANVVPIESGAHADTLLEEEFLENEQAALNG, from the coding sequence ATGCAAATCCAAGTCAATAGCGATAACCATATTCAAAGCAGCATCCGACTGGAGGAGTGGGTACGTACTACCATTGAGAGCACGCTCGAACGATACGAAGAGGACCTGACACGCGTCGAGGTTCACCTGCGGGACGAGAACGGCGACAAGCCCGGACCACACGATTTGCGCTGCCAACTGGAAGCGCGGCCAAAAGGCCACCAACCGATTTCCGTGACCCATAAAGCCGATAGCCTGGAACTGGCGATCGACGGTGCGGCCACCAAACTTGAACATGCGCTGGAGCATATGTTCGGCAAATTACGCGGCAAACGAGCCAATGTGGTGCCCATCGAAAGTGGCGCCCATGCCGATACGCTGCTGGAAGAGGAATTTCTGGAAAACGAACAGGCTGCGCTCAACGGCTGA
- a CDS encoding LysR substrate-binding domain-containing protein, whose amino-acid sequence MSRQLHAQTYVWLQVFSCAARHLSFTRCAEELHITPGAVSQQIRQLEERLGFRLFHRRARGVELSAEGQRLAITVNEAYGSIDAELRRLDAGMISGTLRVRSIPSFLSKWLTPRLPRLQQRFPDIQLRLVAEDSSVPLHEGDFDLAIDLNDGSYPGLLSTALLDEQIFPVCAPSLLRGRPPLHGPADLMHFPLLHDITAWRGSYEYAEWEFYLNAIGFEGADVRRGHTFNRNHLTIEAAIAGMGVAIARRTLLNDELERGALIVPFGLTVPNHKRYMVLYAPGALSHPGVRAVHDWLVEEAGIFRGLHPLGER is encoded by the coding sequence ATGAGCCGTCAATTGCACGCCCAGACCTACGTGTGGCTGCAGGTGTTTTCCTGTGCCGCGCGGCACTTGTCGTTCACCCGCTGCGCCGAAGAACTGCACATCACGCCGGGGGCGGTCAGTCAGCAGATCCGCCAACTGGAAGAGCGCCTGGGTTTTCGCCTGTTTCATCGGCGTGCGCGCGGAGTGGAGCTGAGTGCTGAAGGGCAACGACTGGCCATCACGGTCAACGAGGCCTACGGCAGCATTGATGCAGAGTTGCGTCGATTGGACGCCGGCATGATCAGCGGGACCCTGCGGGTGCGTTCGATTCCGTCGTTCCTCAGCAAATGGCTGACCCCGCGTTTGCCGCGGTTGCAGCAGCGCTTTCCGGACATCCAGTTGCGTCTGGTGGCCGAGGACAGCAGCGTGCCGTTGCATGAGGGCGACTTCGATCTGGCCATCGACTTGAACGATGGCAGCTACCCTGGATTGCTATCCACAGCCTTGCTCGATGAGCAGATTTTTCCGGTGTGTGCGCCGAGCCTGTTGCGCGGGCGTCCACCGTTGCACGGCCCGGCTGACTTGATGCATTTCCCGCTGCTGCACGACATCACCGCCTGGCGTGGCAGTTACGAATATGCGGAATGGGAGTTCTATCTCAATGCGATCGGCTTCGAAGGCGCGGATGTGCGGCGCGGGCACACGTTCAATCGCAATCACCTGACCATCGAAGCGGCTATCGCCGGGATGGGCGTTGCCATCGCCCGTCGCACGCTGTTGAACGATGAGCTGGAACGCGGTGCGCTGATCGTGCCGTTTGGCCTGACCGTGCCCAATCACAAGCGCTACATGGTGCTTTATGCGCCGGGTGCGCTGAGCCATCCGGGCGTGCGTGCGGTGCATGACTGGCTGGTGGAAGAGGCGGGGATTTTTCGTGGCTTGCACCCGCTGGGGGAGCGGTAA
- a CDS encoding AraC family transcriptional regulator yields the protein MAALDTLQVFQALNRSPNARLEHSAELGDGLSAALWSNHHDAQDYEAPSHHTLSCYIAGGTGTFRRDQPGNKGGPDKLCVLPADHQSGWVINGDIRLAHLYFSPEQFALGCVTLLDREPRELQLREQTFLDDPQQAVRFRQLITLNWDEPGERLLTSSLAHEILGHALLSQVSVRPNLRLKGGLAAHQRRLLVDYIDSHLAEAISLGQLAALCALSEYHFARMFRESFGLPPHQYVLARRLNRARELLRSTAQPLGEIALACGFASASHFTNRFRQTLGGTPGEYRQAFLR from the coding sequence ATGGCCGCACTGGATACCCTGCAAGTCTTTCAAGCCCTCAACCGCTCGCCCAATGCTCGCCTTGAGCACAGCGCCGAGCTCGGTGACGGCTTGTCCGCAGCCTTGTGGAGCAATCACCACGACGCCCAGGATTACGAAGCGCCGAGCCATCACACGCTGTCGTGCTACATCGCCGGCGGCACCGGCACCTTTCGCCGCGATCAACCCGGCAACAAGGGTGGCCCCGACAAGTTGTGCGTCCTGCCCGCCGACCATCAGTCCGGCTGGGTGATCAATGGCGACATTCGCCTCGCGCACCTGTATTTCAGCCCCGAACAATTTGCCCTCGGCTGCGTCACCCTGCTCGACCGCGAACCGCGTGAATTGCAGTTGCGCGAGCAAACCTTCCTTGATGATCCGCAGCAGGCCGTGCGTTTTCGCCAGTTGATCACCCTCAACTGGGACGAACCGGGCGAACGCTTGCTCACCAGCAGCCTGGCCCACGAGATACTCGGCCATGCGCTGCTCAGCCAGGTCAGCGTGCGCCCGAACTTGCGCCTCAAGGGTGGTTTGGCCGCGCATCAACGGCGGCTGTTGGTGGACTACATCGACAGTCATCTCGCCGAAGCCATCAGCCTGGGGCAACTGGCGGCGCTGTGTGCGCTGTCGGAATACCACTTCGCGCGGATGTTCCGTGAGAGCTTCGGCCTGCCGCCGCATCAATATGTGCTGGCGCGACGCCTGAATCGGGCACGGGAATTGTTGCGCTCGACTGCGCAGCCGTTGGGGGAGATTGCATTGGCGTGCGGGTTTGCCAGTGCCAGTCACTTTACCAATCGGTTTCGGCAGACGTTGGGTGGGACGCCTGGGGAATACCGGCAGGCGTTTTTGCGTTAG
- a CDS encoding D-glycerate dehydrogenase, translated as MKKTVLAFSRVTPEMVERLQQDFDVIVPNPKNGDINAQFNDALPHAHGLIGVGRKLGRAQLENAAKLEVVSSVSVGYDNYDVAYFNERGIMLTNTPDVLTESTADLAFALLMSSARRVAELDAWTKAGQWQATVGAQLFGCDVHGKTLGIVGMGNIGAAIARRGRLGFNMPILYSGNSRKTELEQELGAQFRSLDELLAEADFVCLVVPLSEKTKHLISHRELALMKSSAILVNISRGPVVDEPALIEALQNNRIRGAGLDVYEKEPLAESPLFQLKNAVTLPHIGSATNETREAMANRALANLRSALLGERPQDLVNPQVWKG; from the coding sequence ATGAAAAAAACCGTCCTCGCCTTCAGTCGCGTCACGCCTGAGATGGTCGAACGCCTGCAACAAGACTTCGACGTCATCGTGCCGAATCCGAAAAACGGCGACATCAACGCCCAGTTCAACGACGCCCTGCCCCACGCCCACGGCTTGATCGGTGTCGGCCGCAAGCTCGGTCGTGCGCAACTGGAGAACGCCGCCAAGCTGGAAGTGGTGTCCAGCGTCTCGGTGGGCTACGACAACTATGACGTCGCGTACTTCAACGAACGCGGGATCATGCTCACCAACACCCCGGACGTGCTCACCGAAAGCACCGCCGACCTGGCCTTCGCCCTGCTGATGAGCAGCGCCCGCCGCGTCGCCGAGCTGGATGCCTGGACCAAGGCCGGCCAATGGCAAGCCACCGTCGGCGCGCAGCTGTTCGGTTGCGATGTGCACGGCAAGACCTTGGGCATCGTCGGCATGGGCAATATCGGCGCCGCCATTGCCCGCCGTGGTCGCCTGGGTTTCAACATGCCGATCCTCTACAGCGGCAACAGCCGCAAGACCGAACTGGAACAGGAACTCGGCGCGCAGTTCCGCAGCCTCGATGAGCTGCTGGCCGAAGCCGACTTCGTCTGCCTGGTGGTGCCGCTCAGCGAGAAAACCAAACACCTGATCAGCCACCGCGAACTGGCGCTGATGAAGTCGAGCGCGATCCTGGTGAACATCTCCCGTGGTCCGGTGGTGGACGAGCCGGCACTGATCGAAGCGCTGCAAAACAACCGCATTCGCGGCGCCGGGCTGGATGTCTACGAAAAGGAACCGCTGGCCGAGTCGCCGCTGTTCCAGCTGAAAAACGCCGTAACCTTGCCGCACATCGGCTCGGCTACTAACGAGACTCGCGAAGCGATGGCCAATCGTGCGCTGGCCAACCTGCGCAGTGCCTTGCTGGGTGAACGACCACAGGATCTGGTCAACCCGCAAGTCTGGAAGGGCTAA